From a region of the Kaistia sp. 32K genome:
- a CDS encoding HIT domain-containing protein: MSETFEIAERIAADSIFVAEWPLCQLRLMDDRRYPWLLLLPRKPGLEEWTELPDAELAVLAVETKRAGLLLGAVATFDKLNVGALGNIVRQMHVHVIGRSVGDAAWPGPVWGQGTREPYPADEREALISRLQSAVAKAG, from the coding sequence GTGAGCGAGACGTTCGAAATCGCCGAGCGCATCGCTGCGGACAGCATCTTCGTCGCCGAATGGCCGCTCTGCCAGCTCCGCCTGATGGATGATCGCCGCTATCCCTGGCTCCTGCTCCTGCCGCGCAAGCCGGGGCTGGAAGAGTGGACGGAGCTGCCTGACGCGGAACTCGCCGTCTTGGCGGTCGAGACCAAGCGCGCCGGCCTCCTGCTCGGCGCCGTGGCGACGTTCGACAAGCTCAATGTCGGAGCGCTCGGCAACATCGTCCGCCAGATGCATGTCCACGTCATCGGCCGCTCGGTCGGCGACGCCGCCTGGCCGGGGCCCGTCTGGGGGCAGGGCACTCGCGAGCCCTATCCGGCGGACGAGCGCGAGGCGCTGATTTCCCGCCTGCAGTCGGCTGTCGCGAAAGCGGGCTGA
- a CDS encoding UDP-glucuronic acid decarboxylase family protein — translation MHSNKRILVTGGAGFLGSHLCDRLLARGDEVLCADNFFTGSRRNIEHLIGHKRFELLRHDVTFPLYVEVDEIYNLACPASPVHYQHDPVATTKVSVHGAINMLGLAKRLKAKILQASTSEVYGDPSVHPQTEDYWGNVNPIGIRSCYDEGKRCAETLFFDYWRQHKLRIKVMRIFNTYGPRMHPNDGRVVSNFIVQALRGEDITIYGEGQQTRSFCYVDDLLEGMTRLMDTGDEVTGPINVGNPNEFTIRQLAERVIALTGSSSKLVFQPLPSDDPRQRQPDITLAGRVLDWKPTIELDEGLRHTIAYFDGLLSESAA, via the coding sequence ATGCATTCGAACAAGCGCATACTCGTCACCGGCGGCGCCGGCTTCCTGGGCTCGCATCTTTGCGACCGGCTGCTGGCGCGCGGCGACGAGGTGCTCTGCGCCGACAATTTCTTCACCGGTTCGCGTCGCAACATCGAGCATCTGATCGGTCACAAGCGGTTCGAGCTGTTGCGGCACGACGTGACGTTCCCGCTCTATGTCGAGGTCGACGAGATCTACAACCTCGCCTGTCCGGCCTCGCCGGTGCATTACCAGCACGATCCCGTGGCGACGACCAAGGTCAGCGTCCATGGCGCGATCAACATGCTGGGGCTGGCCAAGCGCCTGAAGGCGAAGATCCTGCAGGCCTCGACCTCCGAGGTCTATGGCGATCCGAGCGTGCATCCGCAGACCGAGGATTACTGGGGCAACGTCAACCCGATCGGCATCCGCTCCTGCTACGACGAGGGCAAGCGCTGCGCCGAGACGCTGTTCTTCGACTACTGGCGCCAGCACAAGCTGCGCATCAAGGTGATGCGGATCTTCAATACCTATGGCCCGCGCATGCACCCGAATGACGGGCGCGTTGTCTCCAACTTCATCGTGCAGGCGCTCCGTGGCGAGGACATCACCATCTATGGCGAGGGCCAGCAGACGCGCTCCTTCTGCTATGTCGACGACCTGCTCGAGGGCATGACCCGCCTGATGGATACCGGCGACGAGGTGACCGGTCCGATCAATGTCGGCAATCCCAACGAATTCACCATCCGCCAGCTGGCGGAACGGGTGATCGCGCTGACCGGCTCGTCGTCGAAGCTCGTCTTCCAGCCGCTGCCCTCCGACGATCCGCGCCAGCGCCAGCCCGACATCACGCTGGCCGGTCGCGTGCTCGACTGGAAGCCGACGATCGAGCTCGACGAGGGGCTGCGCCACACCATCGCCTATTTCGACGGCCTGCTGTCGGAGTCGGCGGCGTGA
- a CDS encoding DMT family transporter encodes MTAVLPVSNDQTERVVAGILIALSGNIMFATSDAIVKLLTARYSVFQIIVSQALFALIPLTVIILRKGGFRSLRVRHPRLVVLRGVLAGTATVFGFYSFSQLPLAESYSIAFCTPLFVTLLSIPILGEKVGLHRWGAVLAGFVGILVMVRPGFATLHVGHAAALIGAGLGAFTVLVLRRIAREEMRAVMVLAVVTGLIVVSLPGMFLTFRMPTLPDMALFACTGLLMGSAQFFIAKSLSLAPASVIAPMQYSMILWAIIYGALLFGTRVDPIMVVGATIVIASGLYIMHRERRRGHRRR; translated from the coding sequence ATGACCGCCGTCCTGCCCGTCTCCAACGACCAGACGGAACGCGTCGTCGCCGGAATCCTGATCGCCCTCTCCGGCAACATCATGTTCGCCACCAGCGACGCGATCGTGAAGCTGCTGACGGCGCGCTATTCCGTCTTCCAGATCATCGTCAGCCAGGCCCTCTTCGCGCTGATCCCGCTCACCGTGATCATCCTGCGCAAGGGCGGCTTCCGCTCGCTCCGGGTCCGCCATCCGCGCCTGGTGGTGCTGCGCGGCGTCCTCGCCGGCACGGCGACGGTGTTCGGCTTTTATAGTTTCTCGCAGTTGCCGCTCGCCGAAAGCTATTCGATCGCCTTCTGCACGCCGCTCTTCGTCACGCTGCTGTCGATCCCGATCCTCGGCGAGAAGGTCGGACTGCATCGCTGGGGCGCGGTCCTCGCCGGCTTCGTCGGCATCCTCGTGATGGTGCGCCCCGGCTTCGCCACCCTGCATGTCGGCCATGCCGCCGCGTTGATCGGCGCCGGCCTCGGCGCCTTCACCGTGCTCGTCCTGCGCCGCATCGCGCGCGAAGAGATGCGCGCCGTGATGGTGCTCGCCGTCGTCACCGGGCTGATCGTGGTCAGCCTGCCCGGCATGTTCCTGACGTTCCGCATGCCGACGCTGCCGGACATGGCGCTCTTCGCCTGCACCGGCCTGCTGATGGGCAGCGCCCAGTTCTTCATCGCGAAATCGCTGTCGCTGGCGCCGGCCTCGGTCATCGCGCCAATGCAGTATTCGATGATCCTCTGGGCGATCATCTATGGCGCGCTGCTGTTCGGCACGCGTGTCGACCCGATCATGGTGGTCGGCGCGACGATCGTCATCGCCAGCGGCCTCTACATCATGCACCGCGAGAGACGGCGGGGTCACCGGAGGCGGTAG
- the folD gene encoding bifunctional methylenetetrahydrofolate dehydrogenase/methenyltetrahydrofolate cyclohydrolase FolD, whose product MTHGLSSSAEAKAAVIDGKAVAAEITAQVATETARLIANGGVAPGLAVVLVGDDAASQVYVGAKGRKATELGFHSVQHTLPLDTREADVLAIVEQLNRDPAIHGILVQLPLPRHIDTSKVIEAIDPAKDVDGFHPINVGRLAIGERDRALVSCTPAGCLLLIQRVLGGDLAGKDALVIGRSNIVGKPMAKLLLQESCTVTVAHSRSRDLPALARKADIIVAAVGRPEMVRGDWVKPGAVVIDVGMNRIPAPERGEGKTRLVGDVAYAEAAAVASAITPVPGGVGPMTIAMLMANTLTAACRAAGQPEPKF is encoded by the coding sequence ATGACACACGGACTGTCATCTTCCGCTGAGGCCAAGGCTGCCGTGATCGACGGCAAGGCGGTCGCGGCCGAGATCACGGCGCAGGTCGCGACAGAGACCGCGCGGCTGATCGCCAATGGCGGCGTGGCGCCCGGCCTCGCGGTCGTGCTCGTCGGCGACGATGCCGCGAGCCAGGTCTATGTCGGCGCCAAGGGGCGCAAGGCGACCGAGCTCGGCTTCCATTCGGTGCAGCACACGCTGCCGCTCGATACCAGAGAGGCCGATGTCCTCGCCATCGTCGAGCAGCTGAACCGCGATCCGGCCATCCACGGCATTCTCGTCCAGCTGCCGCTGCCCCGGCACATCGACACGTCGAAGGTGATCGAGGCGATCGATCCGGCCAAGGACGTCGACGGCTTCCACCCGATCAATGTCGGCCGGCTGGCGATCGGCGAGCGCGATCGCGCGCTGGTCTCCTGCACGCCGGCGGGCTGCCTGCTGCTGATCCAGCGCGTGCTGGGCGGGGATCTCGCCGGCAAGGACGCGCTGGTGATCGGCCGCTCCAACATCGTCGGCAAGCCGATGGCGAAATTGCTGCTGCAGGAGAGCTGCACGGTGACGGTGGCGCATTCGCGCAGCCGCGACCTGCCGGCGCTGGCGCGTAAGGCCGATATCATCGTCGCGGCGGTGGGCCGGCCGGAGATGGTGCGCGGCGACTGGGTCAAGCCCGGCGCCGTCGTCATCGATGTCGGCATGAACCGCATTCCGGCGCCCGAGCGCGGCGAAGGCAAGACGCGCCTCGTCGGCGACGTCGCCTATGCCGAGGCGGCTGCCGTCGCGTCGGCGATCACGCCGGTTCCCGGCGGCGTCGGCCCGATGACCATCGCCATGCTGATGGCCAACACGCTGACGGCCGCCTGCCGCGCCGCCGGCCAGCCCGAGCCGAAGTTCTAG